The following proteins come from a genomic window of Ailuropoda melanoleuca isolate Jingjing chromosome 2, ASM200744v2, whole genome shotgun sequence:
- the MANEAL gene encoding glycoprotein endo-alpha-1,2-mannosidase-like protein: MITGNPQTTWYLPFSTRPISTTSRYGSHGAFYRYKNSMGKSLPLFYIYDSYLTSPEAWAHLLTPNGPHSIRNTPYDGVFIALLVEEGHTHDILAAGFDGMYTYFASNGFSFGSSHQNWKAVKSFCDANNLMFIPSVGPGYIDTSIRPWNNHNTRNRVNGKYYETALQAALTVRPEIVSITSFNEWHEGTQIEKAIPKKTPTRLYLDYLPHRPSLYLELTRRWAEHFIKEKEQWLM; encoded by the exons ATGATAACGGGGAACCCTCAGACGACCTGGTACCTGCCATTCTCGACACGGCCCATCAGTACAACATCCAG GTATGGCTCCCATGGTGCATTTTACCGCTATAAGAACAGCATGGGTAAGAGCCTCCCACTCTTTTATATCTACGACTCATACCTGACATCCCCGGAGGCCTGGGCCCACCTCCTGACACCCAACGGGCCCCACTCAATACGCAACACCCCCTATGATGGGGTCTTCATCGCACTGCTGGTGGAAGAGGGCCACACCCATGACATCCTGGCTGCCGGGTTTGATGGCATGTACACGTACTTCGCCTCCAATGGTTTCTCCTTCGGCTCCTCCCATCAGAACTGGAAAGCTGTGAAGAGCTTTTGTGATGCCAACAACCTCATGTTCATCCCCAGCGTGGGGCCTGGCTACATAGACACTAGCATCCGGCCCTGGAACAACCACAATACTCGGAACAGGGTCAATGGCAAGTACTATGAGACAGCCCTGCAGGCAGCCCTGACCGTGAGGCCCGAGATCGTCTCCATCACATCTTTCAATGAGTGGCACGAGGGCACCCAGATCGAGAAGGCCATCCCCAAGAAGACGCCAACACGTCTGTATTTGGACTACCTGCCTCACCGGCCCAGCCTGTACCTGGAGCTGACTCGCCGCTGGGCAGAGCACTTCATCAAAGAGAAGGAGCAATGGCTGATGTGA